In a single window of the Nodularia spumigena CCY9414 genome:
- a CDS encoding DNA phosphorothioation system restriction enzyme, with amino-acid sequence MTNYQQQSTFRLKFPFVREGKGSYQTRQPLPGCPILPASLQLRPYQRQAITSWFANNGRGTLKMATGSGKTITALAIACELYQQINLQVLLVVCPYRHLVTQWARECEKFNLQPILAFENLRTWQSQLSTQLYNLRSGSQNFVTVITTNSTLIGDGFQSQLKYFPPKTLIIGDEAHNLGAPKLEENLPRRVGLRLALSATPERYFDDYGTQSLFDYFGSVLQPEFNLKDAIAQGALVHYLYYPILVELTETESMAYLKLTKKIGRSLLYRERENSQGGNFEDNEDLKPLLMQRARLIGTAENKLTALRELMTTRRESTHTLFYCSDGSQETGQRSSLRQLKAVAKILGVDLGYRVSTYTAHTSLKERETLRCQFESGELQGLVAIRCLDEGVDIPAIQTAVILSSSGNPRQFIQRRGRVLRPHIGKERATIFDMIVLPPDLDRETIEIERNLLKKELRRFVEFADLADNAGEARMKLLNLQKRYGLLDI; translated from the coding sequence ATGACTAATTATCAACAACAATCTACTTTTAGGCTAAAATTTCCATTTGTTCGGGAAGGTAAGGGGAGTTATCAAACTCGTCAGCCATTACCAGGATGCCCAATTTTGCCTGCATCTCTGCAATTACGTCCATATCAGCGACAGGCTATTACTAGCTGGTTTGCTAACAATGGCAGAGGAACGCTAAAAATGGCTACTGGTAGTGGTAAAACTATTACAGCTTTAGCGATCGCTTGTGAATTATACCAGCAAATTAATTTACAAGTGTTATTAGTGGTGTGTCCTTATCGTCATCTTGTCACCCAATGGGCGCGAGAATGTGAGAAGTTTAACTTACAGCCTATTTTAGCTTTCGAGAATTTACGCACTTGGCAAAGTCAACTATCTACCCAACTGTATAATCTGCGTTCCGGTTCGCAAAACTTTGTTACGGTAATTACTACCAATTCCACATTAATTGGTGATGGTTTTCAGTCTCAACTTAAGTATTTTCCCCCTAAAACTTTAATTATTGGTGATGAAGCGCATAATTTAGGCGCACCGAAATTAGAGGAAAATTTACCTCGTCGGGTGGGGTTACGACTGGCTTTATCGGCGACACCAGAAAGGTATTTCGATGATTATGGTACGCAATCGTTATTTGATTACTTTGGTTCAGTGCTACAACCAGAGTTTAACTTAAAGGATGCGATCGCTCAAGGGGCTTTAGTACATTATTTGTATTATCCCATACTTGTAGAACTGACCGAAACGGAAAGTATGGCTTATTTAAAGTTAACTAAAAAGATTGGGCGATCGCTATTATATAGAGAACGAGAAAATAGCCAAGGGGGAAACTTTGAAGACAACGAAGACTTAAAACCATTATTAATGCAACGCGCCAGGTTAATTGGTACAGCAGAAAATAAATTAACCGCTTTGCGAGAATTAATGACAACTCGGCGAGAAAGTACCCACACACTATTTTATTGTAGCGATGGTTCCCAAGAAACCGGACAACGTTCATCCTTGCGTCAACTCAAAGCCGTAGCCAAAATCCTCGGTGTAGATTTAGGATATAGAGTCAGCACATACACAGCCCACACCTCCCTCAAAGAACGGGAAACCTTACGCTGTCAATTTGAAAGTGGAGAATTACAGGGTTTAGTAGCAATTCGTTGTTTAGACGAAGGAGTTGATATACCAGCCATTCAAACAGCCGTCATATTATCAAGTTCTGGAAACCCGCGCCAATTCATACAGCGCCGGGGGAGAGTATTACGTCCTCACATTGGTAAAGAACGCGCCACCATATTCGATATGATAGTCCTACCACCAGACTTAGATAGAGAAACCATAGAAATAGAACGCAACCTCTTAAAAAAAGAACTCCGCCGCTTCGTAGAATTTGCCGACCTAGCCGATAACGCCGGCGAAGCTAGAATGAAACTACTAAACTTACAAAAACGTTACGGATTATTAGATATTTGA
- the lexA gene encoding transcriptional repressor LexA: MERLTEAQQQLYDWLVEYIKIHQYSPSIRQMMEAMKLKSPAPIQSRLEHLRTKGYIDWNEGKARTIRILHPVKQGIPILGTIAAGGLIEPFTDAIDHLDFSHVSLPPQSYGLRVAGDSMIEDLIADGDLVFLHPVLEPDQLKNGTIVAARVDGYGTTLKRFYRQGDRVTLKPANSKYKPIEVLATQVQVQGSLVGVWRGY, translated from the coding sequence ATGGAACGTCTCACAGAAGCTCAACAACAATTATACGATTGGTTGGTAGAATATATTAAAATTCACCAGTATTCTCCTTCAATTCGGCAAATGATGGAAGCAATGAAGCTGAAATCACCTGCACCAATTCAAAGTCGTTTAGAGCATTTACGTACCAAAGGTTATATAGACTGGAATGAAGGTAAGGCGCGAACGATTCGGATTTTGCATCCTGTGAAGCAAGGTATCCCAATTTTAGGCACAATTGCGGCTGGTGGTTTAATTGAACCTTTTACTGACGCTATAGATCATTTAGACTTTTCTCATGTTTCCTTACCTCCTCAAAGCTATGGTTTACGGGTAGCCGGCGATAGCATGATTGAAGATTTAATTGCTGATGGCGATTTAGTATTTCTGCATCCAGTGTTAGAACCAGACCAGTTAAAAAATGGAACTATCGTCGCTGCGAGAGTTGATGGCTACGGTACTACTTTAAAACGTTTTTATCGCCAAGGCGATCGCGTAACTCTCAAGCCTGCCAATTCTAAGTATAAACCCATTGAGGTACTCGCTACACAAGTGCAGGTGCAGGGTTCTCTAGTGGGAGTTTGGCGCGGTTATTAA
- the argF gene encoding ornithine carbamoyltransferase codes for MVALIGRDLLSLADFSPQELQELLQLATQLKSQELKLHCNKVLGLLFSKASTRTRVSFTVAMYQLGGQVIDLNPNVTQVSRGEPLQDTARVLDRYLDVLAIRTFAQQDLETFASYAKIPVINALTDLEHPCQILADLLTIQECFGDISGLTLTYVGDGNNVANSLMLGCALAGMNVRVATPKGYEPDLSIVEQARAIAGDKTEVMLTDDPELAAKGSTVLYTDVWASMGQETEADNRLPIFQPYQISEELLSLADPEAIVLHCLPAHRGEEITEAVLEGSQSRVWEQAENRLHAQKALLASILGAEQVLS; via the coding sequence ATGGTAGCGTTGATAGGACGAGATTTATTAAGCCTAGCGGACTTCAGTCCCCAGGAACTTCAAGAACTCCTGCAACTCGCAACTCAACTCAAATCACAAGAGTTGAAATTGCATTGCAACAAGGTGTTGGGTTTGTTATTCTCTAAAGCCTCAACTCGCACGCGAGTTAGTTTTACAGTAGCAATGTACCAATTGGGTGGACAGGTAATTGATCTTAACCCTAATGTGACTCAAGTTAGCCGTGGGGAACCTTTGCAGGATACCGCACGGGTATTAGACCGATATTTAGATGTTTTAGCAATTCGCACCTTTGCACAGCAAGATTTGGAAACTTTTGCTAGTTATGCCAAAATTCCTGTAATTAATGCGCTGACCGATTTAGAACATCCTTGTCAGATCTTAGCTGATTTATTGACAATTCAAGAATGCTTTGGTGATATCTCTGGCTTAACTTTGACCTACGTCGGTGATGGCAATAATGTTGCTAATTCTCTGATGCTGGGTTGTGCTTTAGCAGGTATGAATGTGAGAGTTGCTACCCCTAAAGGATATGAACCTGATTTGAGTATTGTAGAACAAGCACGAGCCATTGCAGGTGATAAAACTGAAGTGATGCTGACTGATGACCCAGAATTAGCCGCCAAGGGTTCTACTGTACTTTATACTGATGTTTGGGCTAGTATGGGGCAAGAAACAGAAGCTGATAATCGCTTGCCAATTTTCCAACCTTATCAAATTTCCGAAGAGTTATTAAGTCTTGCAGACCCAGAAGCAATTGTTTTACACTGCTTACCAGCCCATCGTGGTGAAGAAATTACCGAAGCAGTTTTAGAAGGTTCTCAGTCACGAGTTTGGGAACAAGCCGAAAATCGTTTACACGCCCAAAAAGCTTTACTCGCTAGTATTTTAGGCGCAGAGCAAGTCCTAAGTTGA